Within the Salinimonas marina genome, the region AAAGTTAGGACACGGCTTGGTTGAATCTGCCTACAACACGCTACTTCAGCAAAGTCAGCGGGCCAGCGCTGCCCTCATCCGTCAGGGCAGCCTGTTAAATGTGGCCAGGACCGGGCTGTCGATGGGCAAACAGATCGTAGAATTTGCCCGCCATCACCCCCAAGCGGCGCTAGTGGCGGTGAACGCCATCCGGCAGGAATCTTCACTAACCCACCCGCTGCCTTTGAAAACCGCCTTGATGACCGCAATTCTGGGGTTACGCACCCAGCTCAATGATCATTATTTACAACATCTGACCGGGGCCACCTTCACCTTATTCACTGCCGCCACCTATCATCGTGACACCCGAACCATACACTTTGATACCACCGTATTGCAGGGGCTGAAAAAACACCTTACCGGGCCGCAACTGGGTCTGTGGCGCACCCTGTTTGCGGTCAGCAAAGTGGTTGGGCAGCCAAACTTTTATCGCTATCTGCAAAACCCGGCGATAAATTATCCTCAGTGGTGGATGATTTGCTGCGCGCATCTCAGCGTACATTTTTCGTTTAGTTTTTTTGAGGCTCTGAGACCGGTAGCACTGGCCAGCCCTTCTGCGTATGAGCCGATTATCCGTAGCTGGCTGACCTTTCCCGGCGATTACTGGCCAGGGGGACAGGCAGCGGATGATAATGGCAAACACACCATAGTATTTAAAACTCAGAGTCATTATGCGCTGAGCTGCGGCGCTCAGACCGAAGCCTTAAACTGGCAGGCATCAGTGCCCCGGCCCCCAATTCATTATATAAGGTTTGCCCAGTGGTGTAGCCTTCACGATGCCGCCAAAGATGATCAGCAACAAATCAACGCCTTCAAATTCGAGGGACGCCGGTACCCGGTCAGTCACCCCCCTGCCGCCATTCTTAATATTGTGAGCATGCTTCGAAACAATGATGTGAATATCAACAAATTGAGTGACCAGGTGCAACTTGAACCGGCGTTTGCCGAGGCTTTGAAACAATCTGCGGCCATGGACAATCGTCTGAAACTGCCGGTAAAAGAAGTGAAACAGGCCATTTTAACCTATGGCACTGAACGGGTGGGCGACATGCTGGTGCTCGAAGCGCTTATGCAACGCCTTAATCAGCATTACTTTCCGCTGGGCCGTTGCTGCCAGAATCTGTTGGTGGTCAGCGCCAACCTGGCCTCGCTGATTGCCGCGCAAGTGAATAGCCGGTTGTCCTCGCAGGGGGCAGCGCTGGTGAGCAGCTTTGCCCTGGCACCGATTTTTTCGTTACCGGCATTAAAGGTACTGCCGCGACTACCCCACCATGAGTATGCGCTGCATAACATCAATACCCTGTTACGCTTAAAATCCACGGACTCGATGGTAGACTATGCAGCCCGTTTGGCGGCTAACTGGCATCAACCGGCTTTGCATCAGGCGATTATCCGTCAGTTTGGTAAAGAGCCTGACCAGGCAAGCCCGGGCGTGCTTAAGGAGTTTGCCATTATTTCTTTGAGCTTATTGTTAAGCCGTAAGTGGCTATTGGTCCCTGGCGAAATGGATCCCGACTCCATCAGGGCTTTACGTCAATGCTTGCAATTACTCGGGCTGAAACCGGCTGTGGTCAGCGAGTTGCAAAACAGTGTCAGCGCCTTATTAACATCGCCATTACCCTATCGGTTATAACGACAATTTCACCGGCGCCAGCAGCAATTGCATTCTGTACTAGGCGTAATGCCTGTGTTGTTATAAAATATGCGCGATTTTGGTCAGTGATGCGCTACGCTTTGTCTAACAAACAACCGGATTAAGTGTAACCCTGTTCATCACGCTATAGCCTGTAGTGCTACTCCAAGAAACCTAACTCAACAGAAACGAAAATTACCAGAGGATCCCTCCACATGACTCAGCAACATATTACGGTCATTCGCGGCGACGGTATCGGTCCAGATATCATTGATGCCACCACTAAAATTCTGGATAAAGTTGGCTGCAACTTTGCTTACGACTATGCTGATGCGGGTCTGGTAGCACTGGAAAACCACGGCGAACTTTTGCCTCAATCTACCCTGGATCTGATTGAGAAAAATAAAGTTACCCTGAAAGGCCCACTGACTACACCCGTTGGCGAAGGCTTTACTTCTATTAATGTAAGCTTGCGTAAGCAGTTCAAACTTTACGCTAACATTCGTCCGGTGTTGTCTTTAAAAGGCACCAAAGCCCGTTACGAAGACATTGATATCATTACTGTGCGTGAAAACACCCAAGGCATGTATTCTGGTCTGGGTCAGGTGGTATCAGAAGATGGTACTGAAGCCGAAGCAATGAGTAAAATTACTCGCGAAGGCGCTGAGCAAATCGTCACATTTGCCTATGAGCTGGCACGTCGTGAAGGCCGTAAAAAAGTGACTGCGGTCCACAAAGCGAATATTCTTAAATCAACTTCGGGTTTGTTCCTGAAAGTAGCCCGTGAAGTGGGCGAGCGCTATCCTGACATCGAAAGCACTGAGATGATTGTGGATAACACTTGTATGCAATTGGTTATGAACCCGCATCAATTTGACGTGATTGTTACCACTAACTTATTTGGCGACATCATTTCTGATTTGTGTGCCGGTCTGGTAGGCGGCCTAGGCATGGCGCCAGGCGCCAACATCGGCCACGATTGCGCGATTTTTGAGGCCGTTCACGGCTCAGCCCCGGATATTGCCGGCAAAAATCTGGCAAACCCAACCTCGGTTATTCTGGCCTCAATCCAGATGCTGGAATATCTGAACATGGGCGACAAGGCTGAAAAGATTCGTTCAGCGCTAAAAGAGGTTATCGAGTCTGGTGATCGCACGACCCGTGACCTGGGCGGTCAGCATGGCACCACTGAGTTTACCGAAGCGCTGTTAGAGCGCCTGTAAACACGGTCTTAAAGACTATGTGATCAAGAGCACCCAAGGGTGCTCTTTTTTTGTCTGTGCTGTGGTTTTTTAATTCGCACAGTAGCCTGCTGCCTGTTCTTTATCTGACCTTAAGCTCAGCTGATAACCGCACTACGCCAATTGTATGCTTAGGTGGCTATCCGGCAAACATTACTTAGATAAGGAATCAATCCTATGAAAACATTAAAGCAAACCTGGTTAACCCTGGTACTGACATTAGGTATGGCGATGTCTTTTACTCCTGCATTTGCGCAGCAAGACGACATCAGCCAGACCCTGGCGCAGCCCGCGCCTTTTGATCTCAATCATGCCTCGGTGGAGCAACTCACCCAGCTACCGGG harbors:
- a CDS encoding ComEA family DNA-binding protein — translated: MKTLKQTWLTLVLTLGMAMSFTPAFAQQDDISQTLAQPAPFDLNHASVEQLTQLPGIGPRKAQAIVDYRNEMGRFLEVEQLTEVKGIGQKMLDKVKSRLFVEE
- a CDS encoding isocitrate dehydrogenase, with translation MTQQHITVIRGDGIGPDIIDATTKILDKVGCNFAYDYADAGLVALENHGELLPQSTLDLIEKNKVTLKGPLTTPVGEGFTSINVSLRKQFKLYANIRPVLSLKGTKARYEDIDIITVRENTQGMYSGLGQVVSEDGTEAEAMSKITREGAEQIVTFAYELARREGRKKVTAVHKANILKSTSGLFLKVAREVGERYPDIESTEMIVDNTCMQLVMNPHQFDVIVTTNLFGDIISDLCAGLVGGLGMAPGANIGHDCAIFEAVHGSAPDIAGKNLANPTSVILASIQMLEYLNMGDKAEKIRSALKEVIESGDRTTRDLGGQHGTTEFTEALLERL